A window of the Flavobacterium sangjuense genome harbors these coding sequences:
- a CDS encoding T9SS type A sorting domain-containing protein, with protein MKTKLLSITLMMVLFTSITKAQTKIWDFGNDTTTWPVTGSGVGTIGADTQAVIDNLGLFSNDPSASGDIVNFGSINASAASFSDGFTAVNRFQLNGAGYPSAGGFIPMPTQRYIFFDVNGACTVKVWFKTGSNGTVRTVYVTDGTATVGSGASNSGGNADLVIVTANATAAGRYYIYADAACNLYKVSVVGATVNTVLANNDFQTTSPVKAYTNGRQIHLSNVLSKTQVEVYSVTGALIRTINTEADTSFDVLNAGVYILKIKSEEGQKSVKVVVQ; from the coding sequence ATGAAAACAAAATTACTTTCAATTACTTTAATGATGGTGCTTTTTACTAGTATCACAAAAGCACAGACCAAAATATGGGATTTTGGAAATGACACAACAACATGGCCTGTAACTGGTTCGGGAGTTGGAACTATTGGTGCAGACACTCAGGCTGTCATAGATAACTTAGGATTATTTTCTAATGACCCAAGTGCATCAGGAGATATTGTAAACTTCGGTTCAATCAATGCAAGTGCCGCATCATTTTCAGATGGATTTACGGCTGTGAATAGATTTCAATTGAATGGTGCAGGATATCCTTCTGCCGGTGGATTCATTCCTATGCCAACACAACGTTATATCTTTTTTGATGTGAATGGTGCATGTACTGTAAAAGTATGGTTTAAAACAGGAAGTAACGGTACTGTGAGAACAGTGTATGTTACTGATGGTACTGCTACTGTAGGTTCTGGTGCTTCAAATTCAGGGGGTAATGCAGATTTAGTAATTGTTACTGCAAATGCTACTGCTGCCGGTAGATATTATATCTATGCTGATGCTGCATGTAACCTTTATAAAGTTAGTGTTGTAGGAGCAACTGTAAATACTGTTCTTGCTAACAATGATTTTCAAACTACATCACCTGTAAAAGCATATACAAATGGTCGTCAAATTCATTTGTCTAATGTATTGTCAAAAACTCAAGTTGAAGTTTACTCAGTAACGGGAGCTTTAATTAGAACTATCAATACAGAGGCAGATACTAGTTTTGATGTTTTAAATGCTGGTGTTTACATTCTAAAAATTAAATCAGAAGAAGGTCAAAAATCGGTTAAAGTAGTAGTACAATAA
- a CDS encoding pectate lyase family protein encodes MSKKLIIAFFFLTMIKAFGQNYYMPAPEGFGATATGGGNATPVTVSTYTTFKNALQSTSAANAVILVSGTIDCIYTSVTLNNKTIIGLPGARLRNLQITVGNSTTSAANSGILNIKPGSNNVIIRNLIFEGPGAYDVDGRDNLTNEGTNVWVDHCEFQDGIDGNFDNKGLADNVTISWCKFTYLKAAVAGGSGGSNDHRFSNLIGSDQNDAPADGHYSITFKNCYWANGCKERMPRARNAELHILNCYYSTNVSGARAIGLGGGANNSTCYVEKTHFASIGSVYTSYVSSDGGTVGIKFTNCLSGGSNVGTVPTPTYTITAMPVNEVSAFLTDATCGAGATLQVTSGGVISPTNCTLGINENVSDTKIKISSNLIDDTLKIHFLNNIAGEGKIDIYSMSGQKVFNFSKYISSDETVEFNMESLQKGVYICKIEIDNKTTNLKFVK; translated from the coding sequence TCCTGAAGGATTTGGTGCCACTGCCACTGGTGGAGGTAATGCTACTCCGGTAACGGTAAGCACTTATACTACTTTTAAAAATGCACTTCAATCAACATCAGCTGCTAACGCAGTGATTTTGGTTTCAGGAACTATTGATTGTATTTATACTAGTGTAACATTGAATAATAAAACCATCATAGGTTTGCCCGGAGCAAGACTTAGAAATTTGCAGATAACTGTGGGTAATTCAACAACTTCGGCTGCTAATTCGGGAATACTTAATATAAAACCAGGTTCTAACAACGTAATTATAAGAAATCTTATTTTTGAAGGTCCGGGTGCTTATGATGTTGATGGAAGAGATAATCTTACCAATGAAGGGACAAATGTTTGGGTAGACCATTGTGAGTTTCAAGACGGAATTGATGGTAATTTTGACAATAAAGGATTGGCAGACAATGTAACGATTTCCTGGTGTAAATTCACCTATTTGAAAGCTGCCGTGGCAGGAGGTTCAGGAGGATCAAACGACCATCGTTTTTCAAATCTTATTGGATCAGATCAAAATGATGCTCCGGCAGATGGACATTACAGTATTACATTTAAAAATTGTTATTGGGCAAACGGATGTAAAGAAAGAATGCCGAGAGCCAGAAATGCAGAACTTCATATACTCAACTGCTATTATAGTACCAACGTATCAGGTGCCAGAGCGATTGGTTTAGGTGGAGGGGCTAACAACTCTACTTGTTATGTTGAAAAAACACACTTTGCGAGCATAGGATCTGTATATACTAGTTATGTTAGTTCGGATGGTGGAACAGTCGGAATTAAATTCACTAATTGCCTGAGTGGAGGTAGTAATGTTGGAACAGTACCTACACCTACATATACAATAACAGCAATGCCTGTTAATGAAGTGTCAGCCTTTTTAACGGATGCTACTTGTGGTGCAGGAGCAACGTTACAAGTTACTTCCGGTGGCGTAATTTCGCCAACGAACTGTACGTTGGGAATTAATGAAAATGTTTCTGATACAAAAATTAAAATTTCTTCTAATTTGATTGATGATACATTAAAAATCCACTTTTTAAACAATATCGCCGGAGAAGGTAAAATTGATATTTACTCTATGAGCGGTCAAAAAGTTTTCAATTTTTCAAAATATATCTCTTCTGATGAAACAGTTGAGTTTAATATGGAAAGCTTACAGAAAGGGGTTTATATATGTAAGATTGAAATAGACAACAAAACAACCAATTTGAAGTTTGTTAAATAA